From a region of the Dunckerocampus dactyliophorus isolate RoL2022-P2 chromosome 20, RoL_Ddac_1.1, whole genome shotgun sequence genome:
- the sync gene encoding syncoilin, whose amino-acid sequence MEGDELKPLFIHEEDNNEDPDRPDMDPREESNHSGFTFTSCSSVFLGPYLQEMDDLLRSCEDIAGISFDSHLSGESEASERKDSEWETPYFSTSCTETSMDKTELSHRGVDVPLQADLPLTLAGSQLSDTMVEYEGRLLGMLAMLENCMEEVGSDCEADTSQEYVHVKNGSEGNHSQELPYSYERSGEKKVNDTSQSPLRIDSRNLKSGADGFEALRSQMEECIQEVQCLESRRKELLSEVLDLRRQKGPEAEEEKQQVMEDDVLSKVTQLMTLLQKEEEAWREERKREIGSLRSERAEEERRVWKLNLETQEMRDELRKLKRQLFATAKESAHAQAALNKQRHEMELLKRQEENLQNLVLQMTDEGVQLKLTHKQHLLDFQAEIHKHGTNRTSNITQEELCKRHSHGDVQQYLQGSLTALENRYEPMLLALLKRKETTTRSFAKAKDQAQELRTQLRPLRDELQKLELQRACLEEKLKLTHIQRREDAGHYEETIRHLEESSRDLKMELIIQKRKNKKAAEMTDLLSKQILFYRSDSGDKHKFEHKEET is encoded by the exons ATGGAGGGCGACGAGTTGAAGCCTCTCTTCATCCACGAAGAAGACAACAATGAGGATCCGGATAGACCTGACATGGATCCCAGAGAGGAGAGCAACCATTCTGGGTTTACTTTTACAAGCTGTTCATCGGTGTTCCTTGGGCCATACTTACAGGAGATGGATGACTTACTTAGGAGCTGCGAAGACATTGCAGGCATTTCTTTTGATTCTCACCTCTCTGGGGAGTCGGAAGCGAGTGAGAGGAAAGACAGCGAATGGGAAACTCCATATTTTTCCACAAGCTGCACGGAAACCTCCATGGATAAAACAGAACTGTCTCACAGAGGCGTGGATGTTCCTCTTCAGGCAGACCTGCCTCTCACTTTGGCGGGGAGCCAGCTGAGCGACACCATGGTGGAGTACGAGGGTCGGCTGTTGGGGATGTTGGCCATGCTGGAGAACTGCATGGAAGAGGTCGGAAGTGACTGTGAGGCCGATACGAGTCAAGAGTATGTACATGTGAAGAATGGGAGTGAAGGAAACCACTCACAGGAGCTTCCGTACAGCTATGAAAggtctggagaaaaaaaagtaaatgacaCATCTCAATCACCGTTGAGGATTGATAGCAGGAATTTGAAGTCTGGAGCGGACGGATTTGAAGCGCTGAGGTCTCAAATGGAGGAGTGCATCCAGGAGGTACAGTGCTTGGAGAGCAGGAGAAAGGAATTACTCTCAGAGGTGCTGGACCTGCGACGGCAGAAAGGCCCGGAAGCAGAAGAAGAGAAGCAACAAGTCATGGAGGATGACGTTTTAAGCAAGGTGACCCAGTTGATGACCCTGCttcaaaaggaggaggaggcctGGAGAGAGGAGCGGAAGAGGGAGATTGGTAGCTTGAGGTCTGAAAGAGCCGAGGAGGAGCGGCGAGTATGGAAGCTGAACCTGGAGACGCAGGAGATGCGCGACGAGCTCCGAAAGCTGAAGCGGCAGCTGTTCGCCACGGCTAAGGAGAGTGCGCACGCCCAGGCAGCCTTGAACAAGCAACGCCATGAGATGGAGCTCCTAAAGAGACAGGAG GAGAACCTGCAGAACCTGGTCCTCCAGATGACAGATGAGGGTGTGCAGCTGAAGCTAACCCACAAGCAACATCTCTTGGATTTCCAAGCTGAGATTCACAAGCACGGCACCAACCGCACCTCCAATATAACACAGGAGGAGTTGTGCAAGAGGCACTCCCATGGGGATGTCCAGCAGTACCTGCAGGGCAGCCTGACAGCCCTTGAAAACAG GTATGAGCCTATGTTGCTGGCTTTGCTAAAGAGGAAAGAGACAACAACAAGATCTTTTGCAAAGGCCAAAGACCAAGCGCAGGAACTCAGGACTCAGTTAAGACCCCTGCGGGATGAGTTGCAAAAACTGGAGCTCCAAAGAGCTTGCTTGGAGGAGAAACTGAAACTCACCCACATACAGAGGAGAGAGGATGCTGGGCACTATGAG gaGACCATCCGCCATCTGGAGGAGAGCAGCAGAGACTTGAAGATGGAGTTGATaatacagaaaagaaaaaacaaaaaagcagcagaGATGACAGATCTCCTGTCCAAGCAGATCCTCTTTTATAG GTCTGATTCTGGAGACAAGCACAAGTTTGAACACAAAGAGGAAACATGA